In Solanum pennellii chromosome 3, SPENNV200, a single window of DNA contains:
- the LOC107012541 gene encoding uncharacterized protein LOC107012541, with product MTETENKIAIGKERNTADHCRISNSESVNNPAEAGSEGKKGSSSSSSSLKNPGKSCKGCLYYSSTYKSNSLNPLCLGLSRSIPQVPQYIVEKSEMQASKEGKNLTDFRYSCIGYSVYLDQKARSADGQGVQTELPLCAGLEVLVDRKVSSAEAAPGHARKREDSHGVPQSRSHKPTHSTGNDFLTRFTRNANLVALGVAKNLQKVGNRIKEGVDDIFYRRPK from the exons ATGACGGAAACGGAGAACAAAATTGCCATCGGAAAAGAGAGAAACACCGCCGATCACTGCCGTATCAGCAATAGTGAAAGTGTGAATAATCCGGCGGAAGCCGGAAGTGAAGGCAAAAAGGGAagttcatcatcttcatcatcattgAAGAATCCAGGAAAATCATGCAAAGGATGTCTGTATTACTCGTCTACTTATAAATCCAATTCGCTGAATCCTCTATGCCTCGGACTTAGCCGTTCTATTCCTCAAG TACCTCAATATATTGTTGAGAAATCTGAGATGCAAGCTTCTAAGGAGGGTAAGAACCTTACAGATTTTAGATATTCTTGTATTGGTTACTCTGTTTACCTGGATCAGAAAGCTCGGTCAGCTGATGGGCAAGGGGTTCAAACAGAATTGCCACTCTGTGCTGGCCTTGAG GTCTTGGTGGATAGAAAGGTTAGTTCAGCTGAGGCAGCTCCTGGCCATGCTCGTAAGAGAGAAG aCAGTCATGGAGTACCGCAGTCTCGATCACATAAACCAACTCATTCAACTGGTAATGACTTCCTCACCAG GTTCACCAGGAACGCAAATTTGGTTGCGTTGGGAGTTGCCAAGAACTTACAGAAAGTGGGAAACCGAATAAAAGAAGGTGTTGATGACATTTTCTATCGACGACCAAAATAG
- the LOC107013738 gene encoding GATA transcription factor 5-like, with product MLYRTAPHYSSSPLQGMNSLEKALKTSYFRPETAMKMTHNQSSVDDFFVDNLLDLSNGFAEDEIEQLNEHPNGFNTQNPCSVSPQKKMEDENGDFGCELSFPENGLDNLEWLSQFVEEDSHSGYSLIGKLPVKKNQSVTENPVQVNLCFTVPVQTKPRTKRRRIGGRVWSFTGSSTSSASSSTITTTAESIVQFPAPVIKRRKMKTEKPVQPRRCSHCGVHKTPQWRTGPMGAKTLCNACGVRFKSGRLLPEYRPACSPTFSSERHSNNHRKVLEMRQKKEERTGGDRFAPPVHSF from the exons ATGCTTTACCGAACAGCTCCACACTACTCTTCTTCTCCTCTGCAG GGGATGAACAGCTTAGAGAAGGCATTGAAAACCAGCTATTTCAGGCCTGAAACCGCCATGAAAATGACCCACAACCAGTCCTCTGTCGATGATTTTTTCGTTGATAACCTTCTTGACCTCTCCAATGGCTTTGCTGAAGACGAAATTGAGCAATTAAACGAACACCCAAATGGATTTAACACCCAAAACCCTTGCTCTGTTTCACCCCAGAAGAAAATGGAAGATGAAAATGGAGATTTTGGTTGTGAACTCAGTTTTCcg GAAAATGGGTTGGATAATCTCGAATGGCTATcgcaatttgttgaagaagattcaCATTCTGGGTATTCGTTGATCGGAAAACTACCAGTGAAGAAGAACCAGTCAGTGACGGAAAACCCGGTTCAGGTGAATTTATGTTTTACAGTTCCGGTTCAAACAAAGCCCAGAACTAAACGTCGGAGAATCGGCGGTCGAGTTTGGTCTTTCACCGGTTCATCTACTTCCTCTGCTTCTTCCTCCACTATAACAACGACAGCTGAGTCAATTGTACAATTTCCGGCGCCGGTGATTAAGCGGAGGAAGATGAAAACGGAGAAACCGGTTCAACCGCGGCGGTGCAGCCACTGTGGTGTTCATAAAACACCTCAGTGGCGGACCGGTCCAATGGGTGCAAAAACGCTTTGTAATGCATGTGGGGTCCGGTTTAAATCCGGTCGGCTGTTACCAGAGTATCGGCCGGCTTGTAGTCCGACGTTTTCGAGTGAACGACATTCGAATAACCACCGGAAAGTTTTGGAAATGCGGCAGAAGAAGGAGGAACGAACCGGCGGTGACCGGTTTGCTCCGCCGGTTCATAGTTTTTGA